The following are from one region of the Populus trichocarpa isolate Nisqually-1 chromosome 8, P.trichocarpa_v4.1, whole genome shotgun sequence genome:
- the LOC7485935 gene encoding uncharacterized protein LOC7485935 isoform X2 yields MSHEPDSRPVEYNDNALDSIGLKSGNGSVKEIENGKFSDLNGMEGDADRLPNVAPVPSPHSSLKMEPFEESVFYMDKSVMDKFLFDTDAHKKNMCEFLPSERDMNNEMVKEKSDLDMLIPEMLKSSSEKQNVDLHLPVPDVLISSEEKGSKHDLSLDCDPKHLMPTEEVMDYGTKKVTDNASKEILSLRDLLSMSELGAKCTPANASYHNMDKVEQQSLLCPRENAILETDSASEESEHCGEETISDNGLESATLAIPTQDPAYQEGDHGHTEAVLVSPTLTSAAEESDSKETKLASHALDSFSEGSTSRIEDELPYNSKTETRSISFDNDSSAPAASARESPQNGESQRLGTRIVSRFEDPNAERLSGGQLQYADGESSFSSSGPLFGLTSHSGPIAYSGSVSLRSDSSTTSTRSFAFPILQSEWNSSPARMAKADRRHFQKPRKWMQGLLCCRF; encoded by the exons ATGAGCCACGAGCCTGATTCTAGACCTGTTGAATATAATGACAATGCTCTGGATTCCATTGGACTCAAGTCTGGAAATGGGTCTGTGAAGGAAATTGAGAATGGAAAGTTCAGTGATTTGAACGGCATGGAAGGTGATGCAGATCGATTACCGAATGTAGCACCAGTACCATCTCCTCATTCTTCACTGAAAATGGAACCATTCGAGGAGTCGGTTTTCTATATGGACAAGAGTGTTATG GACAAGTTCTTGTTTGACACAGATGCACACAAGAAGAATATGTGTGAATTCTTACCTTCTGAAAGGGACATGAACAATGAGATGGTCAAAGAAAAGTCTGACCTTGATATGCTGATTCCAGAAATGCTGAAATCTTcatcagaaaaacaaaatgtgGATCTTCATTTGCCTGTTCCGGATGTGCTTATATCTTCCGAAGAAAAGGGTTCGAAACATGATCTGTCCCTTGATTGTGATCCCAAACATTTAATGCCGACAGAGGAAGTAATGGATTATGGGACAAAGAAGGTTACAGATAATGCTTCCAAAGAGATTTTATCACTGAGAGATCTGCTTTCGATGTCAGAATTAGGTGCCAAGTGTACCCCAGCCAATGCTTCCTATCACAACATGGATAAAGTTGAACAACAATCTCTTCTG TGCCCGAGGGAAAATGCAATATTGGAGACAGATTCTGCCAGTGAAGAATCTGAACATTGCGGCGAGGAAACAATCTCGGACAATGGCCTTGAGTCAGCAACCCTGGCAATCCCTACCCAGGATCCTGCATATCAAGAAGGAGACCATGGCCACACGGAAGCAGTCTTGGTGAGTCCCACTCTTACTTCTGCAGCAGAAGAATCGGATAGCAAGGAAACAAAATTGGCAAGCCATGCTTTGGATTCTTTTTCTGAAGGATCGACCAGTAGGATCGAGGATGAGTTACCTTACAATAGCAAGACAGAGACACGAAGCATCAGTTTTGACAATGATTCTTCTGCTCCCGCTGCAAGTGCGAGAGAGTCTCCTCAGAATGGTGAATCTCAGCGTCTTGGGACTCGAATTGTGTCCAGGTTTGAAGATCCTAATGCTGAACGGCTTTCAGGTGGTCAACTTCAATATGCTGATGGAGAGTCAAGTTTCTCTTCATCGGGTCCTTTATTTGGCCTGACAAGTCACTCGGGCCCTATTGCATATTCTGGTAGTGTCTCTCTTAGATCGGATAGCAGCACAACCAGCACCCGCTCTTTTGCCTTCCCCAT ATTACAGTCAGAATGGAATAGCAGTCCTGCAAGAATGGCAAAAGCTGACCGAAGACATTTCCAGAAACCTAGGAAGTGGATGCAGGGCCTTCTTTGCTGTAGATTCTGA
- the LOC7485935 gene encoding uncharacterized protein LOC7485935 isoform X1, translating to MSHEPDSRPVEYNDNALDSIGLKSGNGSVKEIENGKFSDLNGMEGDADRLPNVAPVPSPHSSLKMEPFEESVFYMDKSVMVREVPELIVCYKENTYHVKDICVDEGVPLQDKFLFDTDAHKKNMCEFLPSERDMNNEMVKEKSDLDMLIPEMLKSSSEKQNVDLHLPVPDVLISSEEKGSKHDLSLDCDPKHLMPTEEVMDYGTKKVTDNASKEILSLRDLLSMSELGAKCTPANASYHNMDKVEQQSLLCPRENAILETDSASEESEHCGEETISDNGLESATLAIPTQDPAYQEGDHGHTEAVLVSPTLTSAAEESDSKETKLASHALDSFSEGSTSRIEDELPYNSKTETRSISFDNDSSAPAASARESPQNGESQRLGTRIVSRFEDPNAERLSGGQLQYADGESSFSSSGPLFGLTSHSGPIAYSGSVSLRSDSSTTSTRSFAFPILQSEWNSSPARMAKADRRHFQKPRKWMQGLLCCRF from the exons ATGAGCCACGAGCCTGATTCTAGACCTGTTGAATATAATGACAATGCTCTGGATTCCATTGGACTCAAGTCTGGAAATGGGTCTGTGAAGGAAATTGAGAATGGAAAGTTCAGTGATTTGAACGGCATGGAAGGTGATGCAGATCGATTACCGAATGTAGCACCAGTACCATCTCCTCATTCTTCACTGAAAATGGAACCATTCGAGGAGTCGGTTTTCTATATGGACAAGAGTGTTATGGTACGTGAGGTGCCAGAGTTAATAGTTTGTTACAAAGAGAATACATACCATGTCAAGGACATCTGTGTTGATGAGGGAGTTCCTTTGCAGGACAAGTTCTTGTTTGACACAGATGCACACAAGAAGAATATGTGTGAATTCTTACCTTCTGAAAGGGACATGAACAATGAGATGGTCAAAGAAAAGTCTGACCTTGATATGCTGATTCCAGAAATGCTGAAATCTTcatcagaaaaacaaaatgtgGATCTTCATTTGCCTGTTCCGGATGTGCTTATATCTTCCGAAGAAAAGGGTTCGAAACATGATCTGTCCCTTGATTGTGATCCCAAACATTTAATGCCGACAGAGGAAGTAATGGATTATGGGACAAAGAAGGTTACAGATAATGCTTCCAAAGAGATTTTATCACTGAGAGATCTGCTTTCGATGTCAGAATTAGGTGCCAAGTGTACCCCAGCCAATGCTTCCTATCACAACATGGATAAAGTTGAACAACAATCTCTTCTG TGCCCGAGGGAAAATGCAATATTGGAGACAGATTCTGCCAGTGAAGAATCTGAACATTGCGGCGAGGAAACAATCTCGGACAATGGCCTTGAGTCAGCAACCCTGGCAATCCCTACCCAGGATCCTGCATATCAAGAAGGAGACCATGGCCACACGGAAGCAGTCTTGGTGAGTCCCACTCTTACTTCTGCAGCAGAAGAATCGGATAGCAAGGAAACAAAATTGGCAAGCCATGCTTTGGATTCTTTTTCTGAAGGATCGACCAGTAGGATCGAGGATGAGTTACCTTACAATAGCAAGACAGAGACACGAAGCATCAGTTTTGACAATGATTCTTCTGCTCCCGCTGCAAGTGCGAGAGAGTCTCCTCAGAATGGTGAATCTCAGCGTCTTGGGACTCGAATTGTGTCCAGGTTTGAAGATCCTAATGCTGAACGGCTTTCAGGTGGTCAACTTCAATATGCTGATGGAGAGTCAAGTTTCTCTTCATCGGGTCCTTTATTTGGCCTGACAAGTCACTCGGGCCCTATTGCATATTCTGGTAGTGTCTCTCTTAGATCGGATAGCAGCACAACCAGCACCCGCTCTTTTGCCTTCCCCAT ATTACAGTCAGAATGGAATAGCAGTCCTGCAAGAATGGCAAAAGCTGACCGAAGACATTTCCAGAAACCTAGGAAGTGGATGCAGGGCCTTCTTTGCTGTAGATTCTGA
- the LOC7483905 gene encoding uncharacterized protein LOC7483905 — protein sequence MTNCLPFFSFATYHSVCFTLSDYPPMRTRNVFLIKTYLHQPFFFINIIPFLLPSLTSMEDLNMLAADCVVISCCCQCLILQSIIFVLLKLPRKVIQKTRAYAKKKLWHRKKEKILESVRGRFQDSFDKFLEGSIEIQVDDFHGGHDCESCIEEVEEVLEGFSQKGEFAFGSFWGRVGSGTSPACIVAVQEFDLSFAQFEVVETISTSFRHSY from the coding sequence ATGACTAATTGCCTCCctttttttagctttgccaCATATCATTCTGTTTGCTTTACCCTTTCTGATTACCCTCCAATGAGGACAAGGAACGTATTCCTTATCAAGACATACCTTCATCAACcattcttcttcatcaacatcaTCCCCTTCCTTCTCCCATCTTTGACATCCATGGAAGATCTGAACATGCTGGCCGCAGATTGTGTAGTCATATCTTGTTGCTGCCAATGCTTGATACTACAATCGATCATATTCGTCTTGCTCAAACTTCCCCGCAAAGTCATTCAGAAGACCAGAGCATATGCTAAGAAGAAGCTTTGGcacagaaagaaagagaagatattAGAATCGGTCAGGGGTAGGTTCCAGGAtagttttgataaatttctaGAAGGGTCTATAGAAATCCAAGTAGATGACTTCCATGGAGGGCATGATTGTGAGAGCTGCATTGAGGAAGTTGAGGAAGTCTTAGAAGGTTTTTCTCAGAAGGGGGAGTTTGCTTTCGGAAGCTTTTGGGGTAGGGTTGGATCAGGGACCTCTCCAGCATGTATAGTAGCTGTGCAGGAATTTGATTTAAGTTTTGCACAGTTTGAAGTGGTTGAAACAATCAGTACATCTTTCAGGCATTCATATTAA
- the LOC7485933 gene encoding proline-rich receptor-like protein kinase PERK9 isoform X1: protein MATVSPSPNSPPLAVSSPSNSTPPPPSTTSSSPPASSPPPPTSPSSQPNANPPNPRNPSTPPPPPQPAPPALSNPPPATPLTPPPTTSQSPPLSGSAPNSNSPPPPSATPPVSSPPPPPPPSSNPPSISPPPPLVNPPTSSPPPPSSIPPPQSLPPPPSSIPPPQSLPPPSTPPLQSSPPPPPSSRPPQNSPPPPPPTPSQLPTNPPPPPASVSPPRRSPPPPASTPPENSPPPPASIAPLPSNVPPPPMLTPPTATAPLPPPVPSYSTPPALSPPTIRLSPPPPSLVSPPSPTNNTAPNSPESSNSTGNGGIGIGGIVAIGAAIGIIMLILVGLALWCMRKQRKEISGLNGVYVMPSSLGSSPRSGSTFTKTQSTAPLIASGSSSDCFSLPPESSGLGNSGPLFAFEELVKATNGFSSQNLLGEGGFGTVYKGYLPDGRDVAVKQLKIGGGQGEREFKAEVEIISRIHHRHLVSLVGYCISETRRLLVYDYVPNNTLHFHLHEVGRPALDWATRVKIAAGAARGLAYLHEDCHPRIIHRDIKSSNILLDINFEAKVSDFGLAKLALDTNTHVTTRVMGTFGYMAPEYASSGKLTDKSDVFSYGVVLLELITGRKPVDASQPVGDESLVEWARPLLNHALENEEFESLADPRLEKNYIESEMFQMIEAAAVCVRHSATKRPRMGQVVRAFHTLANADLTNGMRVGESELFNSAQQSEEIRLFRRMAFGSQNYSTDFFSPDT from the exons ATGGCAACTGTATCTCCATCCCCAAATTCACCCCCCCTGGCTGTTTCATCACCTTCAAACAGTACACCACCCCCGCCATCCACTACTAGCTCATCGCCGCCAGcctcctctcctcctcctcctacttCCCCATCTTCACAGCCCAATGCCAATCCACCAAACCCAAGAAACCCTTCAACTCCACCCCCGCCACCTCAACCCGCTCCTCCCGCTCTTTCAAATCCTCCTCCTGCCACACCACTAACCCCTCCACCCACGACATCGCAATCTCCACCTTTATCCGGTAGTGCACCCAACTCCAATTCTCCTCCACCACCATCAGCAACTCCGCCTGTGAGctcacccccacccccaccaccaCCCTCATCTAATCCACCTTCAAtttcacctccaccaccactgGTGAATCCACCTACAAGTTCCcctccaccaccatcatcaataCCACCACCTCAAAgtttaccaccaccaccatcatcaataCCACCACCTCAAAGTTTACCACCACCATCAACACCGCCACTTCAGAgttcacctccaccaccaccctcATCAAGGCCACCTCAAAATTCACCACCACCGCCTCCTCCAACCCCATCACAACTGCCTACCAATCCTCCCCCACCACCAGCATCTGTCTCACCTCCTCGAAGATCACCTCCACCGCCAGCATCGACTCCACCTGAGAATTCACCACCTCCACCAGCATCAATAGCCCCTCTTCCCAGTAATGTGCCGCCACCTCCTATGCTTACTCCTCCAACTGCAACTGCTCCTCTACCACCACCTGTCCCATCATATTCTACTCCACCAGCATTGTCACCACCAACAATAAGATTGTCTCCACCTCCACCCTCACTTGTTTCCCCGCCATCACCCACGAACAATACTGCCCCTAATTCACCCGAGAGTTCAAACTCCACAGGTAATGGGGGCATTGGTATTGGAGGTATAGTGGCTATTGGTGCAGCAATAGGAATTATAATGCTCATCCTCGTTGGATTGGCTCTCTGGTGCATGAGGAAGCAGCGAAAAGAGATTTCTGGACTGAATGGTGTTTATGTTATGCCATCTTCTTTGGGCTCTTCTCCAAGATCAG GTTCAACTTTCACAAAGACTCAGTCTACAGCTCCCCTAATAGCAAGTGGTTCTAGCagtgattgtttttctttgccACCTGAATCAAGTGGGTTAGGTAATTCAGGGCCTTTGTTTGCGTTTGAAGAGCTAGTCAAGGCGACAAATGGGTTTTCATCCCAAAACCTTTTGGGAGAAGGTGGATTTGGTACTGTATATAAAGGTTACCTACCAGATGGGAGAGACGTGGCAGTGAAACAGCTGAAAATTGGTGGAGGGCAAGGTGAGCGAGAATTTAAAGCTGAAGTCGAGATTATTAGTCGTATACACCATCGCCATTTGGTTTCACTTGTGGGCTACTGCATATCTGAGACCCGAAGATTGCTCGTATATGATTATGTCCCTAACAATACCCTTCATTTCCATCTTCATG AGGTGGGTAGGCCAGCTCTGGACTGGGCAACACGTGTTAAGATTGCTGCTGGTGCAGCTCGGGGGTTAGCTTATCTCCATGAAGATT GTCACCCTCGGATTATTCACAGGGATATTAAGTCGTCAAACATTCTTTTAGATATCAACTTCGAAGCTAAG GTTTCAGACTTTGGGCTTGCCAAATTAGCTCTCGATACAAACACTCATGTAACAACGCGTGTTATGGGAACCTTTGG ATACATGGCCCCTGAATACGCATCAAGTGGCAAATTAACAGATAAATCTGATGTGTTCTCTTATGGAGTTGTGCTTCTGGAGCTAATCACTGGACGGAAGCCTGTGGATGCATCGCAGCCCGTGGGAGACGAGAGTCTTGTTGAATGG GCTCGACCTTTGCTAAATCATGCACTAGAAAATGAGGAATTTGAAAGCTTGGCAGATCCACGGCTTGAAAAGAATTACATTGAAAGTGAAATGTTCCAGATGATTGAGGCTGCTGCAGTCTGTGTGCGGCATTCAGCTACTAAGAGGCCACGGATGGGACAG GTTGTTAGAGCTTTCCATACCTTGGCAAATGCTGATCTAACCAATGGAATGAGAGTAGGAGAAAGTGAGTTATTTAACTCTGCACAACAATCTGAAGAAATCAGACTATTTCGAAGGATGGCATTTGGTAGTCAAAATTACAGTACAGATTTTTTTAGCCCGGATACTTAA
- the LOC7485933 gene encoding proline-rich receptor-like protein kinase PERK9 isoform X2: protein MATVSPSPNSPPLAVSSPSNSTPPPPSTTSSSPPASSPPPPTSPSSQPNANPPNPRNPSTPPPPPQPAPPALSNPPPATPLTPPPTTSQSPPLSGSAPNSNSPPPPSATPPVSSPPPPPPPSSNPPSISPPPPLVNPPTSSPPPPSSIPPPQSLPPPSTPPLQSSPPPPPSSRPPQNSPPPPPPTPSQLPTNPPPPPASVSPPRRSPPPPASTPPENSPPPPASIAPLPSNVPPPPMLTPPTATAPLPPPVPSYSTPPALSPPTIRLSPPPPSLVSPPSPTNNTAPNSPESSNSTGNGGIGIGGIVAIGAAIGIIMLILVGLALWCMRKQRKEISGLNGVYVMPSSLGSSPRSGSTFTKTQSTAPLIASGSSSDCFSLPPESSGLGNSGPLFAFEELVKATNGFSSQNLLGEGGFGTVYKGYLPDGRDVAVKQLKIGGGQGEREFKAEVEIISRIHHRHLVSLVGYCISETRRLLVYDYVPNNTLHFHLHEVGRPALDWATRVKIAAGAARGLAYLHEDCHPRIIHRDIKSSNILLDINFEAKVSDFGLAKLALDTNTHVTTRVMGTFGYMAPEYASSGKLTDKSDVFSYGVVLLELITGRKPVDASQPVGDESLVEWARPLLNHALENEEFESLADPRLEKNYIESEMFQMIEAAAVCVRHSATKRPRMGQVVRAFHTLANADLTNGMRVGESELFNSAQQSEEIRLFRRMAFGSQNYSTDFFSPDT, encoded by the exons ATGGCAACTGTATCTCCATCCCCAAATTCACCCCCCCTGGCTGTTTCATCACCTTCAAACAGTACACCACCCCCGCCATCCACTACTAGCTCATCGCCGCCAGcctcctctcctcctcctcctacttCCCCATCTTCACAGCCCAATGCCAATCCACCAAACCCAAGAAACCCTTCAACTCCACCCCCGCCACCTCAACCCGCTCCTCCCGCTCTTTCAAATCCTCCTCCTGCCACACCACTAACCCCTCCACCCACGACATCGCAATCTCCACCTTTATCCGGTAGTGCACCCAACTCCAATTCTCCTCCACCACCATCAGCAACTCCGCCTGTGAGctcacccccacccccaccaccaCCCTCATCTAATCCACCTTCAAtttcacctccaccaccactgGTGAATCCACCTACAAGTTCCcctccaccaccatcatcaataCCACCAC CTCAAAGTTTACCACCACCATCAACACCGCCACTTCAGAgttcacctccaccaccaccctcATCAAGGCCACCTCAAAATTCACCACCACCGCCTCCTCCAACCCCATCACAACTGCCTACCAATCCTCCCCCACCACCAGCATCTGTCTCACCTCCTCGAAGATCACCTCCACCGCCAGCATCGACTCCACCTGAGAATTCACCACCTCCACCAGCATCAATAGCCCCTCTTCCCAGTAATGTGCCGCCACCTCCTATGCTTACTCCTCCAACTGCAACTGCTCCTCTACCACCACCTGTCCCATCATATTCTACTCCACCAGCATTGTCACCACCAACAATAAGATTGTCTCCACCTCCACCCTCACTTGTTTCCCCGCCATCACCCACGAACAATACTGCCCCTAATTCACCCGAGAGTTCAAACTCCACAGGTAATGGGGGCATTGGTATTGGAGGTATAGTGGCTATTGGTGCAGCAATAGGAATTATAATGCTCATCCTCGTTGGATTGGCTCTCTGGTGCATGAGGAAGCAGCGAAAAGAGATTTCTGGACTGAATGGTGTTTATGTTATGCCATCTTCTTTGGGCTCTTCTCCAAGATCAG GTTCAACTTTCACAAAGACTCAGTCTACAGCTCCCCTAATAGCAAGTGGTTCTAGCagtgattgtttttctttgccACCTGAATCAAGTGGGTTAGGTAATTCAGGGCCTTTGTTTGCGTTTGAAGAGCTAGTCAAGGCGACAAATGGGTTTTCATCCCAAAACCTTTTGGGAGAAGGTGGATTTGGTACTGTATATAAAGGTTACCTACCAGATGGGAGAGACGTGGCAGTGAAACAGCTGAAAATTGGTGGAGGGCAAGGTGAGCGAGAATTTAAAGCTGAAGTCGAGATTATTAGTCGTATACACCATCGCCATTTGGTTTCACTTGTGGGCTACTGCATATCTGAGACCCGAAGATTGCTCGTATATGATTATGTCCCTAACAATACCCTTCATTTCCATCTTCATG AGGTGGGTAGGCCAGCTCTGGACTGGGCAACACGTGTTAAGATTGCTGCTGGTGCAGCTCGGGGGTTAGCTTATCTCCATGAAGATT GTCACCCTCGGATTATTCACAGGGATATTAAGTCGTCAAACATTCTTTTAGATATCAACTTCGAAGCTAAG GTTTCAGACTTTGGGCTTGCCAAATTAGCTCTCGATACAAACACTCATGTAACAACGCGTGTTATGGGAACCTTTGG ATACATGGCCCCTGAATACGCATCAAGTGGCAAATTAACAGATAAATCTGATGTGTTCTCTTATGGAGTTGTGCTTCTGGAGCTAATCACTGGACGGAAGCCTGTGGATGCATCGCAGCCCGTGGGAGACGAGAGTCTTGTTGAATGG GCTCGACCTTTGCTAAATCATGCACTAGAAAATGAGGAATTTGAAAGCTTGGCAGATCCACGGCTTGAAAAGAATTACATTGAAAGTGAAATGTTCCAGATGATTGAGGCTGCTGCAGTCTGTGTGCGGCATTCAGCTACTAAGAGGCCACGGATGGGACAG GTTGTTAGAGCTTTCCATACCTTGGCAAATGCTGATCTAACCAATGGAATGAGAGTAGGAGAAAGTGAGTTATTTAACTCTGCACAACAATCTGAAGAAATCAGACTATTTCGAAGGATGGCATTTGGTAGTCAAAATTACAGTACAGATTTTTTTAGCCCGGATACTTAA
- the LOC7485934 gene encoding uncharacterized protein LOC7485934: MTVNAPTHCALPPIRTLPTRSSLSFFKRRQPIFLNEAPNPRIVLVRCDKLNSDGLGPMRSVVETESVSGNSSASSAIDFLTLCHRLKTTKRKGWINHGIKGPESIADHMYRMSLMALIVGDLPGVNRERCIKIAIVHDIAEAIVGDITPSDGVPKQEKSRMEQAALNEMCEVLGGGMRAEEIKELWAEYENNASLEANLVKDFDKVEMILQALEYEMEHGKVLDEFFLSTAGKFQTEIGKNWAAEIASRRKSTPAKKQN; this comes from the exons atgactGTTAATGCACCGACTCACTGCGCTCTTCCACCGATTCGCACCCTACCAACTCgctcctctctttctttctttaaacgGAGACAGCCCATTTTCTTAAACGAAGCTCCAAACCCGAGAATCGTTTTAGTTCGCTGCGATAAGCTTAATTCGGATGGGCTAGGACCCATGAGATCCGTTGTGGAGACCGAATCTGTGTCGGGTAACTCATCAGCGTCATCGGCTATTGATTTCCTCACATTGTGCCATCGATTGAAG ACCACAAAACGCAAGGGATGGATCAACCATGGGATAAAGGGTCCTGAATCAATTGCTGACCATATGTACCGCATGTCATTGATGGCGCTGATTGTTGGGGACCTCCCTGGTGTGAATCGAGAAAG GTGTATAAAGATTGCGATTGTGCATGATATTGCTGAAG CTATTGTTGGAGATATAACACCATCAGATGGTGTGCCTAAACAAGAAAAGAGTAGAATGGAGCAAGCGGCTTTAAATGAAATGTGCGAAGTTCTTGGTGGAGGAATGAGGG CTGAAGAGATCAAAGAGTTATGGGCGGAGTATGAAAACAATGCTTCCTTGGAGGCCAACCTTGTCAAAGACTTTGACAAA gttgagatgattttgcAAGCTTTGGAATATGAAATGG AACACGGGAAGGTGTTGGATGAGTTTTTCCTTTCGACAGCAG GGAAATTTCAAACTGAGATAGGAAAGAACTGGGCAGCTGAGATTGCCTCAAGAAGAAAATCTACACCGGCCAAAAAGCAAAACTGA
- the LOC7483906 gene encoding uncharacterized protein LOC7483906, which translates to MEDFWKRAKVFAEEAAKKSQTFTTSSNTIADLVTETAKKSKELALEASKRADQLKIAALKQADSIQFKSISDIIPPQLSSLSIVNTNAFSSASSSGSGPVVSDSELREFGVTDDLRDFVKGLTSSTFQNFPIQDEGEPSDVETTESNVRKDLSEWQERHATLVLTTVKQISKLRYELCPRVMKERRFWRIYFTLVSTHVATYEKQYTEEVKRKAEEQMKDEKAKESSGVGENSSKSESTEKSLKSKASSDEQELDSFLLGDIEDSDGGPDDGDVSFDDDFDKIGNSDIEDEKHSKKGTGTTS; encoded by the exons atggaagactTCTGGAAGAGAGCGAAGGTATTCGCAGAAGAAGCAGCGAAGAAATCCCAAACCTTTACAACTTCTTCCAACACAATCGCCGATTTAGTCACTGAAACCGCCAAGAAATCCAAAGAACTTGCCTTGGAAGCTTCCAAAAGGGCCGATCAGCTCAAAATAGCCGCTCTTAAACAAGCCGATTCGATCCAATTCAAGTCCATTTCCGATATTATCCCTCCTCAGCTATCCTCTCTCTCCATCGTCAATACTAATGCCTTctcctctgcttcttcttcGGGTTCTGGTCCTGTTGTCTCCGATTCGGAGCTCCGGGAGTTTGGTGTTACTGATGATTTGAGAGATTTTGTTAAAGGATTAACTTCTAGTACCTTCCAGAACTTTCCAATTCAAG ATGAAGGAGAGCCATCTGATGTGGAGACAACGGAGTCAAATGTACGCAAGGATCTCAGTGAATGGCAGGAGAGGCATGCCACTCTTGTTCTCACCACTGTTAag CAAATTTCGAAGTTGCGATATGAGCTATGTCCGCGTGTGATGAAAGAAAGGAGATTCTGGAGGATTTATTTCACGCTTGTCAGCACTCATGTGGCGAC GTACGAGAAGCAGTATACGGAGGAGGTTAAGCGTAAAGCAGAAGAGCAGATGAAAGATGAAAAGGCAAAGGAAAGTTCAGGGGTTGGGGAGAATTCTTCCAAATCAGAATCAACAGAAAAGAGCCTGAAAAGTAAGGCATCCTCAGATGAGCAGGAGTTGGACTCGTTTCTTTTGGGAGATATTGAAGACAGTGATGGTGGTCCAG ATGACGGTGATGTGAGctttgatgatgattttgacaAGATTGGCAATTCT GATATTGAAGATGAGAAACATTCGAAGAAGGGCACAGGTACTACAAGTTAG